caggctcctgcgaaaggggaactacgctgaacgtgtgggtgccggagccccggtctatctggctgctgtgctcgagtatctgacggctgaaatcctcgagctggccggcaacgcggcccgggacaacaagaagacccgcatcatccccagacacctgcagctggccatccgcaacgacgaggagctcaacaagctgctgggacgggtgaccatcgctcagggcggggtgctgcctaatatccaggccgtactgctgccgaagaaaaccagcactgtgagctccaagagcaagtaaagcggccaagatttaatctgataacacaaaggctcttttcagagccacccactgtatctgtgaaagggctggtcacTGTCTGTGGGCTCAGGAATTAACTTCAaaaggacttgattccgattcgaGAAACTAGCAATAACTTGTTAAAGTTACAACTTGAATAACTTGTTAATGATCCATATCGGTCTGTtgcagtactcgcttccggaccgcagatgtcgccaacctccaatagattgaaatttgcagtttgtctggtgaatgagacaaaataccgGAACCGTCAGAATTGTcaactgggcgggtgggatacagaaataccagggacgctTAATATTATGGACAGTCCCATTCTCGGACAACACTGGTTCAGTCtgttattttacccagatttgtacaacagatgctgactgatgtgCTGTTTATTGTTTCAGCGATTACTGAATTAAGAATGTGAGTGAAATTTGtgtttggatgtgagtgaggtatttattctgtccctgtccGTCTGACATCTGCTCCCTCCCCTTTATACATTTCCCGTTTAAGCAAATTTCTCAAGGACATGCCATttcaacccaggagatcacagctctttccatcgccgatttggtggctctgaaaagagactttgttgcacttggtgctgaagccgggtcgggtttaggcgcgctccccgcggatgcggcgggccagctggatgtctttgggcatgatggtgactcgcttggcgtggatggcgcacaggttggtgtcctcaaacagccccaccaggtaagcctcgctggcctcctgcagggccatgacggccgagctctggaagcgcaggtctgtcttgaagtcctgagcgatctctcgcaccaggcgctggaagggcagtttgcggatcagcagctcggtggatttctggtagcggcggatctccctcagagccacagtgccgggtctgtagcgatgaggcttcttcactccgcccgtggctggagcgctcttcctcgccgctttggtcgccaactgtttgcgaggagctttcccgccggtcgatttacgcgctgtctgcttggtcctggccattttctgaacagatctcaacacaacctgaTACACAAAGACTGTTAATACGGACTGCGCTCTGGGGCCGCCTTATAAAGGGTCTAAGGGGATCCGCCCCTGGCCTCTGATTGGCTTCAGTCCCACACCCAGTCAGGGAGGGATCGCCCCTGGACGATGATTGAACCGAgctcagtcagtcagaccgaaacGGCTGGAGAtattgggccccaattggctgagctgaaattaatcttcaatttcaaaaagcccgccaatttcagagcatcaaataacagtttcaagaaaatctcatttccctccagcaatttaagaatccctctctttataatctccattatttcccactcctcagctcaaacctcaggctgtttcacattccggttcattctctgatctgtctgtaaacgggcgggaataaagccccggtcattgctttccggaacgtgacaaagtccagcttcaatttcaaaaatcccgccagttccggcccggtgaaccgctcctcaaacagaaacttcacatcgaactgataattgaatgagggcaggaaataaagaccgagcagagaggatacagcgggagagggagtgaggcgggattttactctgagcggagaatgtaatgtctggggaaagactctgtatcaccgcctgttcatttataccgtgaaaccgggaattccgctccttctctcgggatggccgagaaccccggccgttgtttctgatctccctgtcccgagtgttggggaatctccccataataattaaatatcagaaactgattccccatcccgagatcattcctctccccgttccccaggtcagtgctctctctgtgaggcggtgggtggctcttagaagagcctttgttttgtgtttggtcagaaagggtcgagtcgttcagccgccgaatccatagagagtgcggccctgccgtttcagagcgtacaccacatccatggcagtgaccgtcttgcgcttggcgtgttcagtgtaggtgaccgcgtccctgatcacattctccaggaaaaccttcagcaccccgcgggtttcctcgtagatcagacccgagatccgcttgacaccgccacggcgagccaggcggcggatggctggtttggtgatcccctggatgttatcacgaagcactttacggTGGCGCTTtgctccgcctttgcccagtcctttgcctcctttacctctgccagacatgatgattcttcactcaaatCGCTGCTGAATGAATAACAAACTTATGCTGCTTCCATTTTTATGCAGCCTGCCCCGACCTGACTGAAACAgacacagggtgagagagggagtggaggagacagaatgagatattaaacagggaggggaggagacagagtgagatattgaacggggaggggaggagacagagtgagatattaaacagagaggggaggagacagagtgagatatgaaacagggaggggagaagagagtcagagtgacggacagagcggagagcggcctctgatcttccagctccacctccagctttctccacccgccaatttcaaaccgtttatcgataatagaaccgaaacacagcgctccgcacaaaccctgacagactcgggcttcatattcaaggattcacagaaacccggagcttttaaataagccccgttacaattaacagtcagtaatattcctgcctaaatacagtcccttctccaacaagtcaacccgcctccttccatttcagtcccagacccgattcgatctccccacacatcccctcccagacgggttcagcagtttacaaacacttcattccagctgatttgaagaatctcatgtgttggggtttgaactgtgatagcggcggatctccgccagtgttaccctgtcacggactctcgccctgaatctgtgagaaaaaatgaactgggactggagccgaacacacgccagttccagtgaggcccggcccggacatcccattctctctattttatttcagacagtgggggTGTGGCGGGAATagcgaatgtcagcgagtcaccgggaccctgggtttatttgaaatgatttctatctgaaatctgagcccggccccgggacaggaatcatctgattccgggatcagctcttttctgagagacgtgggtggctctgagaagagccgttgggttcagatggtcacaagttgcacttgatatttttacttctttttgcccgctgctttcttaggctttgctgacttcggcttgggcttggccctcggtttttccacctacttcgccttcgccttcactgtcttgggggtcttgggcttcttcgccgccgctttcttcttaattggtgatttcgccgcctttttcgtggtcgatttcttgaccgctggtttcttggccgttaatttcttgacggctgtttttttggccgctggtttctttccgggagatttcttggtcacttgtttcttcaccttctttaccacttttgcctgggtttccttcttagcgactctgaaggagcccgaggcgcccgtgcccttgatctgcaccagggagcctttttccacatttctcttgatacttaatttgatctgggaccggagcttctccacatccaggcctttggtagccagaaccttctttatcgcggccagggatatccccttgcgatccttgcaatcccccacaatcttgaggatctgttctcccaacgggggaccggtggGCTTGGGTctgggaaccgccttcttcttcttgggagccttgggtggagcggcggcggcggcaggaggtgccgtttcggcggctgcagtgtctgtcatgtccgggactctgtcgaaaatctctctgacagtcagagctgggtcagaaatgaaacgagtgacggcggcacagagcaacttaaaggcacagagcggacggggcggagacatcctgctgtcagctcccggcccctccagcctctctgtgtttctctctcctcttaaactccccgattccaattcaaatcgggcactccagagtcccagactagccccttcccatctctaacaccggtatgtttgctgtcgaaaaactttcaccggaattaaaagcaccagtttcgatttaaacccgtttcattgctgcactgatcgcgctctctcacccgatcgctgacatgatctccgtttttcggctgaaatcttgaattgatttaaaactttaccttaaatttccacttcggAACTCGGCAGAGGAGGAGAGcgatcctttgacagggattttttaaaattttactcaaAAGGATCTCGGAAatccggcgatgagaccggccacacaaacacagtgacattaatctaacccgcccgcccctttaacacactctctctgaaacaatgttcacatcttcacattcacaggacaaactgttcgccagattgTCAATTCCAGGGAtaggctttcctccccgctcggcctgtgctgcagattctcgggggttagttgtagtttcccagctcggtaactgttaaacactctgaggccggcgctcctcacagtgtctggtccccagattcaggggcaGGAGCCAATCACAGCTTTGGATGTGATGATCCATATCTGGTTTTACAGGATTATATTGTTCGCACACAGAAATATATTTGgttcagttaaaaataaaaattatccgctctgggctcctccagtctctctgtgtttctctctcctcctaaactgactgacagacaatcgTAACAGGTGTCATATGAATCCCAatctcaacacccagagacggctggttactgaataaattcaacactaaCAGGCAGTCCAGCTAAACAATAACAGGCTGTTTCACTCCACCTTTCCTTCCTGGACTGGAGACTGCTAAATGCACCGTCAATCCGGTTTATACGTAATAAAacgacagtgaccgtctcaccaacagcaccggaagtctgttcacagacacagaatcagtctttccctttctatcagtCTGTCCATATAACGGTCAGTAACAGTATCCCGTCTTCATGTgcagcactggagagagagaaagacagacagacaaaatATCAGTCTCAAACTTCCCACCAGTGTGTCTGTTTCACGCTCAGTTAATTGTATTCCATCTTCAAGTTcagcgctggagagagagagacagagagagacaggcatattgtcagccttacgcttcctatcagtatgtccgtttcacgctcagtaacagtatcccgcctTCATATactgaacaagagagagagagagaaactgacctgtaatttcccgttttcacccagtaacaaacAGTGAAATATTCCATTCCAATTTTTATTCCACAGaagagtgacagaagatgcaatctcatctctcactgatattatttcagaggcagacacattattaatcccactctcagggacagtgtaacaaatttaaccctctcttgtgtGTTGTACCCTCagcaatcttgcagctcagggccgttcggtcttactctcagtgaccaagagtttcactccgattgaaataaattgggtctgttgctgtcagatattaatcctactcggtcccagcaaatacaccgactcccactttcctcccctgtttctccaggattggtttgagaaatcctccctccagtttcttccTCACGCGTTGCTTTATCAGTGAAGGGGCCAAGAATGatcagaacccattggctcatttcacaaCCGCTCACTTTATCTATGAAAGCCCCTTCACCATCAAatgataccgagagaaacagcagggatggaaacatctagtttaatagttagagattgtaaagtcagtctggattccagcgttaggcactggtggaatcccatctgttttccattctggtgcctgttcctgcactgcctgtggaccccattccctctgacctttcccccagacccacttcctttgctcagactctgaaaaattccaattggggaaagtttccatcgatttttgtattgggaattaaaccagatatctgcgcatgcgtgactcagccccgcccccagcgctggtcgttggtgagcagaagagcgcatgcgcgctcccctcccccagctcggcctgtgggcgccattccctcagtgagcggaagaagatggtttaaaacagccgggaatggagagatcacggcccccgggggaagggagcaaagagcagcctcgttacagcagctcatcgcttcgggaccgtgtccgcagatgggctcagagatcggcattgagtccgggggaaggtcagggggagtccgggggctgtttgtaagaggcggagtggatcaggaactggtcccggaacatggagtgagcgggggaagggagaggtcattctcgggctgtgtgtgcacagggtgtgtccagggtaagggagactgaatgggaagaacctgctgtttaaaatcattgctgctttctctccccaaatcagTGGTGAATGGTcatggtttagttccagtctcaacCTGTTTGTTgcacagtgaagagtggaaacagagtcgGACAgtgaggatgtggggagttatcgaaagagcatctattgcaggcatcaggtgataattgtgaaggacacattttaaatagCGGCTGTTCAGTTTCGATGGAACGGTTCGTCccctgggagaggggattagaaatttGACCTGTACAacggtccctgccccatcgggtcgtcccattcatggaccagtggaggggttgggttgtgtctggatgtcactaaattgttgtaaaacagcccaacacacctggtgtgcagaagctgagtgctgcagcagtgcagtggagtcagatactgacactgtttATACGGCTTGGTTTCataatgattattaacagagatattaaattgatcacttttgtattttctacctcacctgttcttgagttacaagacatactttttctttttacaggCAAAACCTTGAAGAACCCAGAATAAATGTCATGTTTCCTCcactcgaggcacaaggaacagtcggtacattatcactcacagaacacagagacacagacaggtcatcagttcctcagtctcagacagtagaagtcgtcagtcccacactgatcccaagtaccACAGACACACTTTCAATTGAACAGTCGGAGGAGAGGCACATATTGTTTACATTTCACCCCAACTCAGTAGAACTGCCAGGTCGATCCATAAATCCCAGTCCAATATCACACCaccatcagattgaaaggcactgtgtcaatttcACAATAGTGCAGCCAAAGCTAGAAATTGAATAACTGATAGAACTGACACACGGTGCCCGATTGAAAGATGGAACATTAGCCCCAATAATGTAACCCAAGATTCATCTCAAATAACGAGCAAAAGATGCAGTATCAGTATCCATCCCAATTCTGTAACGTGAGATACAAATTAcagacaagtccaaaactcacacacagtatcagagtgaGAGATGCTGAAAGATAttataacctgagaaacaaaatcAGATACCAGTTCAGG
The window above is part of the Heptranchias perlo isolate sHepPer1 unplaced genomic scaffold, sHepPer1.hap1 HAP1_SCAFFOLD_70, whole genome shotgun sequence genome. Proteins encoded here:
- the LOC137318399 gene encoding histone H2A-like, producing MSGRGKTGGKARAKAKSRSSRAGLQFPVGRVHRLLRKGNYAERVGAGAPVYLAAVLEYLTAEILELAGNAARDNKKTRIIPRHLQLAIRNDEELNKLLGRVTIAQGGVLPNIQAVLLPKKTSTVSSKSK